The Gossypium hirsutum isolate 1008001.06 chromosome D02, Gossypium_hirsutum_v2.1, whole genome shotgun sequence region ATCTTGTCCCAATTGCAATGCCTAACGAATAAATAGAGAAAAGGGTTAGGAAACGAGTTTCCTGCATTGTAAGAAATCAGTTTCAAACTAGTAGGATCAGCAGAATCCTTGTAGATGCAGTGTACATTAGCTCAAATATGGAAGCTACTCTTAGGTTTCATCAGGGGGtgagtgtgtgtatatatatctaGACATGGATAATGTTCAACCTTTTCTaatctttttcatatatttggagaaTTGTACCCTCATGCCTATACCTAAATAGGTGTTCGATACAAGTTCTGGACCCAAATACTCCGGGGAAATGAAAAGTCAAAGCAACATAAGGGACCGAGACAAAAAgaagattaaataataaatttgggGGTAATCATTTTTTGTGTTCAGTGTACGGAGGAGCAAGGGGGGCCAAGGCTTAGCCCCATTTTGTCAACTCCGCTCTGTAAAACTTCCGCAACACATCCAAATTCCTAAACAAGAGAAAAGTTAAAACAGAAGTGACAACAGTAACCTGATAAACAGTCATTTCATTCAGATTATGTGTATAAGCTCTGCCTTTCGCCAATGCCGTTATGTCACTGAAAAAAGAGACCAACAAAAAAATTATGAACTATCACCTTCAGCCCAAGCTGATTGTAAGTTTGGCAAACTAGGAAGATAATCAATCAAGAACGACATGTTACCTCCGAGAATATATGTCCAGTAATGAGTCATTATCGTCAACTATAGGTATTGAACTTACTCGAGCtgtgaaaaaaaatggaaaacttATCATAACAATAcataaaacacacacacacaaacgtatatatatgagaaaatcTCTCATCAATTTGAGGTGGCCTCTTGAGGAATTAAACTTAACCTTACTCTCCTTATTCGTACTCTCTTTTACATCCATAAAATGTTGACAAAACAGGGTAGCATACCTTGAACTAGCATATTTAATGCTGAACTAAGAGAAGAAGTAGGTCTCAGCATCGCAAATGACCGACTGCTGGATTCTCCGATTCTTGGAACCCATGTACCCAGAGGGATAGCATAAATTGGTAATTGTAGCATGGGGAAAGAACCAGAACAATGTTTGAAATATCTGCATACGCCTAGAAATCAAACTCCATTGGTTAGGGAGAAAGAAGCCATTTACttcccaaaaaagaaaaagaaaaaaaaaggttaactGAAAACACTATTAAAAGGCTCACATTTTAGTATTCCAGAAAGCGATGCAAGATGTAATAATTGGGGAAATGAACCATCTTCTAAGGATGAATGGATGACAGGAATTGTGGCAACTCCATTTTGCAAAAATTTCAAAGCTACATCCTTCAAATTATCACCTGGCCCAGCCTGTGTAACCAACAAGAAGGGTCAATAACACCACTCGTATACTGTCTCTCTCAAATGACATGGCACAAAGGAAATAAGAGGCGGAGCAGAAAGGCATGAACTAAAAATATGACAAAAGAGGAACCAAAAGGCACGACTTTTCCAAAACacaaaagcaaaaagaaagcATAGTATGCGGAAAATAGGTATTGGCAACTAATGACCATATTACCCAAACAAAGAGAATGCTTTTGGCTCATGGCTACCATAGCATAGAATAGTCATTCACAGGACAGTTACCTAATCCCAGCCCTCACTTTCAAGTTCCATTAAATACTTCTGGCtggatttttcctttttggaATGTTTGCTAGAAAATGTTCTAAAGAACTCGTGGtagcttcttctttctttttcgggAATCTTGTTAGTTCTTAATGACATTTTACTTCCCCAACACTACAATTATTGCTGCTATTCCATATCTAATCCCTAAAACATAGCGTGAagttgttttcaaaaaaatatctAGTTGTAGTGGTCACCAACCAGACCTTGACTCACATTATTACTACATAACGCATGCATATGTCTAAgctaaaacataaacataaaaacaTGAAAGAAGAAATGGCTCACTTCATTTGTACAAACAGAAAACAGACATGCAGGTGTATAAGAATCACATCCTTCATAAGTTAATATAAATGGCAAAGCACTAAAACACTAACAAAGATGAGATGTCTTGGAATTGGTCTCCCATGCCCATCAACTTGTCCGTTCCTGCGAGCCTTTCCCTCTTTCCAGGCAGAAATAGTGTGTGTTTGAAGCTCTTCCTCTGTCAAAGTTGATCCATGATTTCCAAGCTGCATAAGGAAAAGAGTATACATTAAGATAAATgcgccaaaattttttttaaacagcTATCAGACAACTATCTAGTTTAATATCGAGAAACTTGCTAGTAGTTGGAATCAGAAAAAAAGGAAAACTCTAAGTAGATTTTGGAAGACTTTCTAGCCCAAAAAACTTGATTCAGCATTATGACATACCTGTCTTAGAATCAATATAAAATCCGAAGCACTAATAACTCCAACAAACTTCCCCTTGTAGAAGTCCCAAAGAGGAGCAACAGGGATACCCTGAAAATGGCTTGACTCAGAAGAGATATGTATCCAAGCTCTTTATCAGCAACAACCAAATAGGCTCTAAGAATGTAAGCAATGTCCATGGAGAAATCTAGATACATCTACAGCTAGAAAAGACTCTAAGCAGAAATGGTTAGCAAAGGAAAAGTACAGACATTTCCTCTCTATCTTTTGAAACATGAATCTTAACCAACAAAAGATCAGGAACCGCAAAGACATCCCCAAAAACATCAACTAAATTCTAACCTCCAAATGAACTAAACAGATACCTGCTCAGCCAGAATATGAAATGCTTGTTTTACAGGCAAATCAACAGCCAATGCAACAACCTGTAAGGCAGATCTGTCTAAATTAGCAAAGTGAAAGTAATATGCCTGATCAGAGTTAAACATGCAGATATATGTGTGTATCGTGAAGGAGAGCCGATAGGAATGCAGCCAAACCTTGCCTGACTCAGGTAGTAACTCATAAACCGTATGTGCTGCCAAGAATGCAGATATTTGATACCGGGAGGCCCGTAAATCCTCTTCTGAAATCCTAGGTATTGTTTGGTTCAATATAACTGCAGGAATTTGATGCTGCATCGCAAAAAGGTACCAGAATCCATTTACATGAAAAagcaaaaagaaatttaaaaaaataaagtgtattattaattgattaatgaatgaatgaaaaaataGATGAGCTGCATGCTGGGCAGTGAGCATGCATTAAGAACTAGGACAGAAGCACCAAAAAATCTACACTAtgaacccccccaaaaaaagctACAGTAGTTGTAAAGCCTAGCTAATCAGTGacaacttaaattattaaaaaagaatcATTAGTCCATTTGGCAATGCAATTGGAATTGCATTTCCATCTATATCCATCAGAGAAAAGAAAGTTCATACCCGCTTTTGCAATCATGATGATTCCACTTTTTATTGCAATTTTAATGCTCAAACACAATGCTAAACCaagtttaaaaaacaaaaaatacttAGGCAAAGCTTGTGTATAAATTTATATCATGAGACTATTATCAACTAGCACATTAGGAAGTATCTCTGAATGAGGTTGTACCTGAGAGACCTCTGCAGGTACAGGTAGAGTGTCAAAAGTGTTAACTATTCCATATTCGCCATTCCTGTGAGGTTGTTGTTCATCATGTCGCCATTCACCATCGATAAAAAACTTGTACTACATACAAGAGCCGACACAAATGAGCAAATAAATACAAAGGTCATCACCAAGAGATTAGGATTGACATGCTCTAGAAGTTGCTAGACAATAAAGGCACCCTAAGCTAAAAATCCATTCATTTCAACTAATAAAAATGGCACAGCAATCATATAAGAGCATTGAACAAATTAAATGTCAAATTTGGGTACATGTCCAAAATGGGTCCGATTCTCGGAGGGTAATATTCAAAAAGTTTGAATTTTCAATTCCTATAAAGCAAACTAACCAACCTCATGACTACCATGTGGTACGGCACAGACAGCTTTAAATACATTGGGGCAACCTTCAACCTGTGACATTCGCACGAGCTCAGTCCACCTTCAATTTCAAACGATTAACCATTAATCCAAACACTaatgaaaaaaatttcatacCAATAGCATGTTAAAAGAAAGAGATATAATTGAATTATCACCCATTGAAAGAGCCACATATAGAGACATCGTCACCACCATGTGGCCATGTAAACTGAATAGGTAACAACACCATGCCGGCAGTGGACACTCTGCCGGCATCCCTCGCCGGATTCCTATCGGAACCAAACATTTGACAGTagcctttttaaattttttttttaattcttggcAATCAACTCCTTCCTTAacaattttctcttctttcaatCACtgcaaataaagaaaatgaaaaaaatacacatatatatcaaTAAAGCAACAATAATAACATCAAAGACTCACCTTTTACGTTGATTGTACGGACAAAgctttaacataatatttttctgCTAACAGGAAAAAGCGAAATTGGAACTTACCAAACAATGTAAGCAAAAGGGTGTCGTTGAATTTGTGAGAAAAAAAATTCtgtaaaattatgttaaacgtGAGAGTGAAATAAAAATCTATCTGAATCTAAAAAAGGGAAttccaaaaagaagaaaaaagtttAAATTGGTGTAGAATTTATTGAAATGTGGGTGTAAAGATCGAAGATTAGGGGTTAGGTATATGATCGAATCtgttttcttttatataataaaaaaatgatttttattaataataaaaatttgcaaACCCTAATAAAGCaaagaaaagatgaaagcttTGAAAGGGACGTTGAAGGTAAATTATCGTCGTTGTCTTCGGGTAAAAATATTAGGAGGAGATTTCGAAGCTGAAAATGAAAgggatttattattattattattttgtttgaatttgatttgtcaaaataatattaattgaacTCATAAGTTAattgttattttgttttgaaataatatttttttaggaaTAAAGTCTTATCCCacctttcaattttttaaaataaattattctaaattttaatttaatttttatctcttttagtctttaaatttgtattgtttatcAGTGtatctaaaatgaataaaaaagttaTTCTCTACTTTGTTGACGTGACATTCAGAGGCAAAGGGATGGTAGGGCCCGACAcctctaaaataaatttttttttttatttaggactttttaaatttttaaaattttaaatcagtaaaggtaaaattatattttgacccattaaaaattataaaaatttgatttaatcatttaaaaattataaaggtagaaattattaaaatgtgaaattatatttttagtatcgtaaaaattataatttaatttcaaccccctttaaaaaaatttatggcttCTTCCATGATGACATACATGTAGATTTTCATGTAAATGTCACGTCAGtaattatttaacttttaattatttaaaaaatcaaaaaaatttaaaaataaaaattatttaaaaggtataaaaatataaaatatttttttaaaatttttaacattaaaaaattaaaaaattactatcAGGCATATACATAGATGTCatgttttctattttattttaaggtgatttgataaataatataagttaaaaaattaaaagaaatgaaaatttaaatgaatagctaaaattacatttttttttgtaaaattaacaaGCAAAAATTTACCATTGTACTAAATAATACTAAGGACACTTGTCATCATCCTAGCATTCAATGGTAAAGCCAAAATTATTTTTGGGAGCCGAAATTAAGTCATAAATTTTGGTAAAagttaaaatgcaatttcaccattgtaCTAActaatatctttataattttttaaaatactaaattaaaattttatcattttgtaggggcaaagtacaattttatccttacttgtttataaatttttaaggACAAAGAAtgtaattttctaattttgggGAGGGGACTAGGGCACTACCTACCCCTACGTCCCTGCTAACACTGTTTGTGGAATCTAAGAATTACACGGACAATGTACCAAACATTTGCCCAAACAAAACCATTAAGTGGCTAATGGTTGCgctttttaattggtataatttcaaattcaaaccttgttttgttgatttgactttaattttgtataaaaattataacaatttaaattaattttaaattttagaaaaaaaattaaaattaaaaaaataggtaaaatttgGGAGAAATGAGGGGAAATTGTTTTTCGTTATAAGGAAAAAAAGATTAAGAATAAaatttgttttcacaatttgggttttttaaataatttaattgaattaaaaatttgaattgagtttaaaaagaattgtggtgtatcttattttattttttgctaaAAAAATGGCACTAAAGTCAATTTCATAAGTTTTTGTAATATCAATTCTCAACATGGAATTCAACTTGAAGACATTACTAATTTGGTTTCAAAAAAAACACTAAAGAAGCTTGTAatgatttaacttttttttagttctattttgtttttaatttgttattaaatCTATTGAataatcatttttcatttttatgtctCAATATTGAACGGGTTTTAGCTTTTCTGTAATAGAATCTTAAATTATCTTGTATGAACATTAGTTTTTAATCGTATTTAAgctttatataatataaatatgatgCTAAGATATTGAAATTGATCtattttgtttttgtgttttCATGATTTTATGGAAATGCTGAAGATTTGTTGTTACAATAACCTGAattgtctttttaattttttttataatctttatatacaactagggtcaatttgatagaaagtataaatattaaggactaaaattattattatactaacTAAAAGAATGTCACAATTAGTCACTTAACGTCCGAGTAACttaaaaacacaatttcaaaaatattagtaatcaaaatgtaatttttttattaatgactaaaataaaaaaaaatttacctataaattaagtgactaataatataatttacccaGTATTTATATCAATACTaatccttaaaaataattttctttaaagatAACGTTTATTCCATTAAAAAGGTTAAAGAAACCTCAAGAATGAACCTATAAACTAAGCAATAAATTCATCCAATAATGGGTggtgtatatttatataaatttaataaaattattatttgatatatttatggagtttttttagtttttactctACAAGTAGAGTTAAAGAACCATCAGGTGTCATAAATTTATGGGTGAGTATTTGGTACACGTgtattttttattccacaagcaacTTTAAGATGTtatcatgatttttttatttttttaatattttatcatacCCTTATAAGACATTTGATAATCTTCTAATtctacttgtggagtctaaaaattcTTCTGGCAGTGTACAAAATATTTTCCCTCAAGggatatttagaaaataaataaaaattaaataaatgggaCTCGTGATGGTTTATCTCTTTTGAGTTAAAAATTTCACTActagtgtatcaaataattatatgatttaatatCATGATACTGAAGTCTTTAAATAAATTGGTGTCACGACAAATCCAACCTCGTAACAAACTCATGATACAAACTCAGGAGTTTAAATataactagaaattctatcacatgCTATGTGTGTGGAAACTACATTCTTGGAGCATAGATGTCAGTTTAAATCCAACCTTATGCAAAAATTTTATTGGtttttaataaaaagactaaagCACCCTCAAATAATATAGCTTGTTTTAATTACGAAatgacatttttgtaattttattgaCTGAGTTAGTTCCCGGTTAATCCGTGACACCAATTTAAGCAATGGCTTAAATAACAcaattgatggaggtaataaaatatacataatagaattaacatgtaaatattatattaaaataaagtttttgtttggTGGTAAAATAATGTTTTAGCTATATAAATAGCACAAGTTCAAATTCAACCTCATGGAAAATATTTATTGGTTTGTTAATAGAAAGACTAAAATACCattgaataatatattttattttaattacaagaTGGCATTTTCGTCATTTTCCTAATTGAAATGGTTCTCAATTGATTCGTGACACCAACTCATACAAgagcttaaataatagtaaatatggatatatacaattgatagaggtaataaagtatgcataatataattaaaatgtaaatattatattgatataaagttttggtttagtggtaaagttaaaatttttttatttatgttaatagTAAGGGTCCAAATCCAACCtcatgcaaaaaaaaattaagttttttaaaaataaaaagaccaaaataccctcaaataatataatctttttataaaaataatataactgatttttttaattacgAAAGGATATTTTCGTAGTTCCTCTAACTAAGTTGGTGTCCAATTAACTTATAACACCAACTCGGTTAGgtaattaaataatagtatagataagaAATATGTTGGGTTTTTTACCTGCTCATTCCATGTTCTGTTATAACGAGCTTGTTTTTCTACTTGGGCCATCATTTTAGGCCTTGTGTAGGTTTCAGTTAAGTTGAACTCGATCCATTAGTATGGCATATTTGACAAAACAGAAGCATGAATCGCCTTAAATACTAAGTCTCCCAATCAAATACCTTGATGTGGTTTGACATATATGGAAGTCTTTTGTCTCTTGGTAACTGAAGTGCTGTTTTTTAGAGATATATGTTTGATTCATTCAAAGGAGTATTTCAAGTTGTTGGCGATCTTGTTTGTGAAGGTTATTGTGATAAATACGGAAGATAGTTAATGGATAAAATCAACCTTTAAAGAAGTATTTCAAGCCTTTCAAAACTTTTATTGCTAACCACATTAGACAGCCTATAACTAGGCTGTTGATCGACACTATTCTTCATTCGTATGGGGtgtctttaacatgccctcctttATGGATTTGTTATGGATAGATTTATGCAATGTGAGATATTTGTGGGAGAATGATTTGTACAATAGAGTTCGATATTGGGGTTTCAATTTCTTCTCTATGTAAAGGTAGATTAGGCTTAAGCCAATAGGTGACCCGAACAATTGGTGAATAAAATCATTTATTGAGCGAAGCTTCACAAATATAAGATTAGGGAATCTGAACTGCATTAACAAATATTATGTGTCAATTATTTTCTTATCTCTTGGACTTATTTGCGCTTTGGATTGATTATGCAAACTCTTTAATTCTGCCTAAATTTTGTTCTAATAGTTGTTAGAACAACATTGTTTTTCAAGTGACTAGTAACCAAGTTTCTCTCTTCCACCAATAATCACATTATCATAATTGGTATGAAGTGCAAACTGAGgttttttcaatatatatttatctaCCTATACTTATATTAAGTATTTGACCAAGTTGGTGCCATGGGTCAAGTtggataccaatttaattgtaaaattattaaattaacctTTTGTATacaaattaagttatatttttataagggtGCTTTTGTCCTTtacatataataatttttttcaataaaaaactaggttaaaatatgttgtaaGTCTTTAtactcttcataaatttaaaatttaatccctatgcttttatttccagtaatttagtccctctacttttcaaatttcaaaattcaggtcttGTTATTAAcgctattattttttattaaatatattaatgtgacatttaaaaataaaaaaaattcactcactAGCCATATAATGAACctagatttaccaaaacaatcTTAACAATGCTAATAGTTaggctaaaattttgaaatctgaaaaataaaaatatagattaaatttcaaatttataaaaagtataaggactaacgacatattttaacctaaaaaatcTGGTATTGGTTGAGAAACATACTAATCATTTTAATACGGAAATTACCGGTGGGTTTTAAATGTAAAATGTCAGTGTCAAAACAGCAAAGTACAGCTGTATAATGTTACAGTTTTGTTTGTTTTGCTAATCTGTGTTCTGCTAAACACGTGCGGTTACCTAGTCACACTTTATTACTCTTTCCCGACAACCAACCAAATTTTTTagatttcatttcttttttattaaaattatttttatattaatatttaaattagaattaaaatttaaaaatattttaacaatttaattgagCCTCTACTCGATTgacattaatattattatcatagaAGACGTGGGTTTTATAAGTTCAAGAGGAATTATGAATAGGTCTTATGCCAAAAACTAACAGATATGATCcgaacttataataaaattattcaaaaaaaattattttaacaaaaattaaattttaacataaattctaATCGatgaataataattttttttttcaaattaataattcaaaccGTAACTCCCAAAGAAAAtcttatttgatatttgattcaAGTAAGAAATAGCATATTTGTGTTCAAGTTGAAAAACAAAACTTCATAAatttagcttcttcttcttttgttattttttgaattctttgaaatttaattttaaaattttattcaaattaatttttaggacCAAAAGATAATTAAAGTTGTTAAAATTTTAGGCATAATGACTTGTTTAGTcctctaactttataaaaaaacatGTTAGCTCTCCATttaaattttcaccatttttaattCTTAAACTTGTGTTATTTATCAAATCACTCAAAAATGGATGGAAAGTTAATTTTCTTGACGTGACATACATGTGTATGtcacatcaataattaattatttttaaaatttaaaaattcaaaaaaatataaaaatattttaaaaagtaaaaaaataaaaaaaaaattaattttttaaaatgaacatgttcgtgaacattaaacaaacgaacatgaacaaaaaatttaaaattcctaACGAACACAAACTGAACACgaacaagcttaaaaataaacaaacgaacatGAATAGAGATTTGTTCGCTTAAGCTCAATTCATTTACAACCCCAGAGGTGGAACtccataaaaaaaactattaaaacaCAAAAGGATTTAATGAGATAATATCCCTTAATATCTTGTTTAAAAAGCgtaattgatttttatattttgcagactatacatatattattcatttatGTAGCATTATATATAGAAAAATAAGATTAGGtaaattttaattcatattaaatattgttatttgaaaattgataaaaataaaataaaccattttttttgtaattactataattttttataaaaattaaatacaataacattaaataagttataaaaatttataacatgttataaaatgagaattttttaaaaaaatttaaacatattataacagtaattttaataatttgttttacccaatgaatataattttttaaaaagcaaATAATTTATATGAAAGCTTTAATTGAACATCCAATTTTAATGTAGACTTTTTGCAGGTAAGGTTGAATATGGGATATTAGGATTTCAATGTAAAAGTTCATTTGAATTTCCTTAAAATTAATAGATTTATATGGGTAGGTATTATTTCTAAAAGCAATAATCTTGATTTAATTGATGGtatttgattaattataaaaattatagtaAATCTTGGATTAAATATTGCATTTAATGTATCATTTATAGATTAGcatgtgtttaatatttaaaaaattatattaatatttatatatttggaaCCGATTGGGTTCAATTACATAAAATTTCACCTAAAACTTCACCTTTTTAGtaatttatgataattttttctaatttaagcgtaaactataaaaatagcctcagattatattttagtcacttatgtttgaaatgttacgttttagtcacttatattattgttttgttacgaagtggacACCCTACCGTTAAACTCAGTTACATCCCTAacggcagtccaaatgggttttaaatgtcaactttgATGTTCAGTTGCTAAGATGAAACTAggttttaattaaatgaatttaatttggACTATCATGTATGACATTCAAGttagcatttaaaactcatttggactgccacgtaggactgccgttagggaggtaataGAGCTTAACATAGAGTAactacttcgtaacaaaacaataacataagtgactaaaacataacagttcaaacataagtgactaaaatgtaatctagaacaaacaaaagtgactatttttttagtttacccttaatttaatgagtacattttttttaattgattttaaaatatatctTATGAGATATACatgttattttacaattttattgcGAACTTAAAAATTCTTCAGCGGTGTTAGAAAAATTTATACATGTTAACAAAAGTgcaaattttataataatgtcaaGTTGGTAAAAATATGCTTTTAGAGTTGATTGAATATTAGCTCAATTGGCATAGGTATTATTAtcaatgtaggaggacgtgggttcaagAGTGCCAAAatgcattatcttcctatttatggattggggaggggctatgagtagttatagatattgtgtcaaaaagagccAGATATGatgtcttatatatatatagacaataCAAGTAAAAACTCACACATCCACACACTTCACTACTATACAGGCGAACTTATAGATCAAACCCTGGTCTCGTCCATGGATGAACTCACTTTAGCCCATGAACTTACTCATCGAGTTCCGAACAACAAAATGAACCAAACATGATTGTAGAAAGAGACGTTACAATCTAGCAAAACGGAAAGTCGTAGTGAGATGGGAGAGAGGAAAATCAAGGCAAGCTTTAGAAAACAAGTGTGGTGGTAGGCAATGGTAATGAACCCAATAAGAGGCTGAGAAGAATGGTAGTTGTAGTGGTGGTTGTGATTGTAGAAACGAATGCGTGGAGTGAATTTTAGAGTGCTCAAATTGCCAATGGATAAAAAAAGAACTCCCCAAATAAAACGTTTAAACATCTATTTATAGGCcttgaaaaaaaagttaaaaaagtaaaaagattatGGAGAGAAAGCGGGCATAAACATGCTAAAATTGTGTGTGGTGAGATTAAAAGTGGTTCATTGAACGTGAAAAAATGAAAGGTAATTTGTATAGATAATGGGTATAATGGCAGTTATATAATGGTTACACTTACTTAAAGCATTTTAGCAATAAAGACTTTGAAGTGCGAATGCatcattta contains the following coding sequences:
- the LOC107908419 gene encoding sucrose nonfermenting 4-like protein isoform X3 — translated: MFGSDRNPARDAGRVSTAGMVLLPIQFTWPHGGDDVSICGSFNGWTELVRMSQVEGCPNVFKAVCAVPHGSHEYKFFIDGEWRHDEQQPHRNGEYGIVNTFDTLPVPAEVSQHQIPAVILNQTIPRISEEDLRASRYQISAFLAAHTVYELLPESGKVVALAVDLPVKQAFHILAEQLGNHGSTLTEEELQTHTISAWKEGKARRNGQVDGHGRPIPRHLIFAGPGDNLKDVALKFLQNGVATIPVIHSSLEDGSFPQLLHLASLSGILKCVCRYFKHCSGSFPMLQLPIYAIPLGTWVPRIGESSSRSFAMLRPTSSLSSALNMLVQARVSSIPIVDDNDSLLDIYSRSDITALAKGRAYTHNLNEMTVYQALQLGQDSNSPYEPRTQRFQMCLHTDTLLKVMEQLANPGVRRLVIVEAGSNRVEGIISLSDVFRFLLG
- the LOC107908419 gene encoding sucrose nonfermenting 4-like protein isoform X2; this translates as MPAECPLPAWCCYLFSLHGHMVVTMSLYVALSMGDNSIISLSFNMLLVEGCPNVFKAVCAVPHGSHEYKFFIDGEWRHDEQQPHRNGEYGIVNTFDTLPVPAEVSQHQIPAVILNQTIPRISEEDLRASRYQISAFLAAHTVYELLPESGKVVALAVDLPVKQAFHILAEQGIPVAPLWDFYKGKFVGVISASDFILILRQLGNHGSTLTEEELQTHTISAWKEGKARRNGQVDGHGRPIPRHLIFAGPGDNLKDVALKFLQNGVATIPVIHSSLEDGSFPQLLHLASLSGILKCVCRYFKHCSGSFPMLQLPIYAIPLGTWVPRIGESSSRSFAMLRPTSSLSSALNMLVQARVSSIPIVDDNDSLLDIYSRSDITALAKGRAYTHNLNEMTVYQALQLGQDSNSPYEPRTQRFQMCLHTDTLLKVMEQLANPGVRRLVIVEAGSNRVEGIISLSDVFRFLLG
- the LOC107908419 gene encoding sucrose nonfermenting 4-like protein isoform X1: MFGSDRNPARDAGRVSTAGMVLLPIQFTWPHGGDDVSICGSFNGWTELVRMSQVEGCPNVFKAVCAVPHGSHEYKFFIDGEWRHDEQQPHRNGEYGIVNTFDTLPVPAEVSQHQIPAVILNQTIPRISEEDLRASRYQISAFLAAHTVYELLPESGKVVALAVDLPVKQAFHILAEQGIPVAPLWDFYKGKFVGVISASDFILILRQLGNHGSTLTEEELQTHTISAWKEGKARRNGQVDGHGRPIPRHLIFAGPGDNLKDVALKFLQNGVATIPVIHSSLEDGSFPQLLHLASLSGILKCVCRYFKHCSGSFPMLQLPIYAIPLGTWVPRIGESSSRSFAMLRPTSSLSSALNMLVQARVSSIPIVDDNDSLLDIYSRSDITALAKGRAYTHNLNEMTVYQALQLGQDSNSPYEPRTQRFQMCLHTDTLLKVMEQLANPGVRRLVIVEAGSNRVEGIISLSDVFRFLLG